A section of the Perognathus longimembris pacificus isolate PPM17 chromosome 7, ASM2315922v1, whole genome shotgun sequence genome encodes:
- the Nppb gene encoding natriuretic peptides B, which produces MAPSVAILLLLLWSWWPLGGRPHPLAASGQGSEAGEIQELLDRVRGQVSSGMEAEPTAAESLPHYQSPSGSGEAVDGDLGHSGSTYQAPRGQVSRKVFRRGCFGQRIDRISSVRGLGCNVLKPT; this is translated from the exons ATGGCGCCCTCCGTCGCCATCCTGCTGCTCCTTCTCTGGTCCTGGTGGCCCCTGGGAGGCCGGCCCCACCCGCTGGCAGCCTCGGGCCAGGGTTCAGAGGCAGGGGAAATCCAG GAGCTGCTCGATCGTGTGAGGGGCCAGGTGTCCTCCGGGATGGAGGCAGAGCCCACGGCCGCGGAATCGCTTCCACACTACCAAAGCCCGTCGGGATCTGGGGAGGCCGTGGACGGCGACTTGGGGCACAGCGGAAGCACCTACCAGGCCCCGAGGGGGCAAGTCTCCCGGAAGGTGTTCAGAAGAGGCTGCTTCGGGCAGAGGATAGACCGGATCAGCTCTGTCAGAGGCCTGGGCTGCAATG